A single region of the Neomonachus schauinslandi chromosome 3, ASM220157v2, whole genome shotgun sequence genome encodes:
- the CCNA1 gene encoding cyclin-A1: MHRSSSKSGVALAPVPRGPDACQMITRAQLGQDPPQRTVLGVLTENGQYRRTCGQGVTTIRCFSGSENVFPPAGKKVISDCTVQVPAKQGFDIYMDEAEQGDRDSCTGKEGMAFEDVYEVDTSTLKSDLHFLLDFNTVSPMVVDSSLQSQCEDASDFGTDVINVTEYAEEIHQYLREAEVRHRPKAHYMRKQPDITEGMRTILVDWLVEVSEEYKLRAETLYLAVNFLDRFLSCMSVLRGKLQLVGTAAILLASKYEEIYPPEVDEFVYITDDTYTKRQLLRMEHLLLKVLAFDLTVPTTNQFLLQYLRRQGVCVRTENLAKYVAELSLLEADPFLKYLPSLIAAAAYCLANYTVNRHFWPETLAAFTGYSLNEIVPCLSELHKACLDIPHRPQQAIREKYKASKYMHVSLMEPPAVLPLQ; encoded by the exons ATGCATCGCAGCAGCTCCAAGAGCGGAGTAGCCCTAGCTCCAGTGCCTCGAGGTCCTGATGCCTGTCAGATGATAACCAGAGCCCAGCTCGGCCAGGATCCCCCACAGAGAACAGTGCTAGGGGTGCTAACTGAGAATGGGCAGTACAGGAGGACCTGTGGCCAG GGGGTCACAACAATCAGGTGTTTCTCTGGATCAGAAAATGTCTTCCCTCCAGCTGGAAAGAAGGTGATCTCTGACTGCACGGTCCAGGTGCCAGCCAAGCAAGGATTTGATATCTACATGGATGAGGCTGAGCAGGGGGACAGAGACAGCTGCACAGGGAAAGAGGGGATGGCATTTGAAGATGTGTATGAGGTAGACACCAGCACACTCAAGTCAGACCTCCACTTCCTGCTGGATTTTAACACAG TTTCCCCAATGGTAGTAGATTCATCTCTCCAGTCCCAGTGTGAAGATGCATCAGATTTTGGTACAGATGTGATAAACGTGACTGAATATGCTGAAGAAATTCATCAGTACCTTAGAGAAGCTGAA GTAAGACACAGGCCCAAAGCACACTACATGAGGAAGCAACCAGACATCACAGAAGGCATGCGAACGATTCTGGTGGACTGGCTCGTTGAGGTCAGCGAAGAGTATAAGCTTCGAGCAGAGACTCTCTACCTGGCTGTCAACTTCTTGGACAGGTTTCTTTCATGCATGTCTGTTCTGAGAGGGAAATTGCAGCTTGTAGGAACAGCAGCTATTCTTTTGGCTTC gaaatatgaagaaatatatcCACCTGAAGTCGACGAGTTTGTCTACATAACTGATGATACTTACACAAAACGCCAACTGCTAAGAATGGAACACCTGCTCCTGAAAGTCCTGGCTTTTGATCTCACAGTGCCAACCACCAACCAGTTTCTCCTTCAGTACTTAAGGAGACAAGGAGTGTGCGTCAGAACTGAGAATCTGGCCAAG TATGTAGCAGAACTGAGCCTTCTTGAAGCTGACCCATTCTTGAAATATCTTCCTTCATTGATAGCTGCAGCAGCTTATTGCCTGGCCAACTATACTGTGAACAGGCACTTCTGG CCAGAAACCCTTGCTGCATTTACAGGCTATTCATTAAATGAAATTGTGCCTTGCCTGAGTGAGCTGCATAAAGCATGCCTTGATATACCCCATCGACCTCAACAAGCAATTAGGGAGAAGTATAAGGCTTCAAA GTACATGCACGTGTCTCTGATGGAACCACCTGCAGTTCTCCCTCTGCAATAA